Within Lolium rigidum isolate FL_2022 unplaced genomic scaffold, APGP_CSIRO_Lrig_0.1 contig_30022_1, whole genome shotgun sequence, the genomic segment ATCTGAATATTTCTGAATCTTCTGGCATTCTTTCGTTATCGTCTTCCTTCTCGACAAATCTAATCTTCCCACATCTTCATGATGTTCTTTCTTCTCTTTAACAAAGGCTGCATCCTCATCATCAATCTTCTTAGTTTTTTCCAATAAATCATATCTTGAAGAAACTTTTTCCTTGTGGAAAGAAATGTCACCTTGTTCACGTGAACTCTTTATGGTTTTTTCCTTTGCAGGGAAAGTCATGGATTCATCAGGAACGCTCCCACCAGTTAAATCACATTTATGATTCCAATCTCTGTCGGAATTATGCTGATCCATTTTCTTAGTCTTCTTGGATGTTTTGTGGTCATCTTGATCAATCCCTCTTTTTGTTTGAAATTTTGAGTGCTTTTTCGACTTTTCAATAAGATCTCCTGTATTTATATTGGAAGTAATATGTCAGCAACATATGCAAATAACTAAAGACAGCATATGATAAAAATGTGCCGTACAAATATGCAAGAGAACAAAACCTTCATCTGAGTAGCTATTACGGTTCTTGTGCTTAAGCTTCTGCTTTTCTTCAGCAAAGTCAGCTGATGTGCTCACTGGCCCTAGTTCATGTTTGCTCCCATAATCTCTCTCGAAAGAATAATGCACACTATCACTAgttctattatttttggtagaggcTTGATGGTTGCTCATGAGAGAAATTGATGATGGTGTGGGGTAAGAGCTTTCAACTAAACCATTTCCATCTTTCAGAGTAATTTTCCTTTTCCTACTCTGCTCAAGCTGTCCACTTATATTGTAGCTGTTGGACACTGCTGTGCCTGCAGCTATAGTGTGAGGTCCACAAGAAGAAACACCAGTGGCAGGTACTTGAGTGACATACAGTGCATTCAGAgcatctgttgtttcctcctcacGAATGTCGCATCTATTCATCCCAGGTCTGCAAACAATTTGAATTATACTTTTAGTAAGGGAAACACTGAACCTGCAGAACCATTGACGAAAAGTTATAGCATAACCTGATTTTCTATACTAAGGTAACCATAATTAATTTATTTAATTAGAAGCGGCATTAAAATTAACAAGAACAGAAGGGGAGACGCCACCCTGTCTTATTAGTTAAGGAGGCGAGTCCTCGAAATGGCATTAATGTGGACAGAGAAAATATCCATGTTTGATCCCAATGGAATAATTGATTGAGCTGACCATGCAGGCTAAGCATTAAGACAACTCATCACAAGTAAGATGCTAAAATTTGTGTATAGATACTAATGCATATGTATAGAGGGAAGCAGTATATACAAATAACGGGTATAAATAAGCATGCATCATTTCTTGGGCCTATACAAGAATCTGAACTTACAGCCAGTTAAGCATGCTGCATTTCCACTTCTTTGGGAGCATAGAAGGGTTCGTCCCATATGGCAGGAGACGCCATTTCTGGCACATGTCACAGCATACCCAATTTTCCTCTATCACAACAGGTGCAGGAAGAGGAACCGTGTTCGTAACTGCTAAGGAGCTGGTTGAAGGCATATGCAACTCTTGTTCTTCCGAAGCTGGAATTTTTCCATGCTTTATACTGACTGGGATCACTTCCTTTGGAGCGGTAGACATATCAAATTCCTTCTTATTATTTCCATTCATCATCTCTTTTTGTCGCAACTCGCACTGGGCACTTCTGTTCTCCAACATATCCCCTTCCTTGTCTACTTGAGATCTGATAGGTAGGTTttcaataagatctttatgagattttgcttttgttttcttttcaaaaTGATTAGATAATTGGTAGTCACTTTTCTTATCTTTAACTGCTGCAGATGAATGGGTACGACTATTATCCTCCAAGAAGTCAGATGCAGCCGCAGCATTGACCTTGTGTTCGTTATGCATTCTCTTGACCTCAGTTTGGTAATTATCTTCCCCAAGTCTGTGGCTGGAAAATATTGACTGACCAGGGGCCTTCTTCAAATCATCACATGGCAGCTCGCAACCCTCCATGTCCTCATTACTTTCAGAATTAACTGTGGCTGCACCAAATTTTCTGTCAGCTTTTACTTTGCTCTCTTTTTTCCTATAAAATGGAGAATGATTTTGATTAGTAATATCCCTCTCTTCAAAACACATGTTCACTTCGCCACCCTTTGATCTTACTTCCCCCTTCACTCGATAGCCATTTCCTGATGATTTGTCAAAACTACCATTTTCTGTATgctttgatgcctcttctttcaTTGCTTCAGCTTTATCTGTTGCCAGCTCATCACTACCTATTCGTTCTTTCAATTGAACATCTTCATTTTCTTTATAAGGCCTGGATATACATGGATTTCTTGTTGATTCTTCTGGACATTGACTCGCTCTTGTTAATTCTGTAGCTGAGACACCAGAAATACTAGGTATACCAGGTGTGTCAGGTATAATCTCTTTACAGGCAGCAGCTTCTATTTTAACCTCCTTGCTCATGATTATGTTAGTATCATCTACATCATTTCTAGTATTTGTGTTTATAGACTTCTTTTTCTTACTGTCTGACTTCTTTTTCTTTGATAACTGGCGTCTGAAACGTCCACCATCAAGAGCAGGCTCTGAATGTCCTTCATGTCTGCTAGGTATATTTTCTACATCCAAATGTTTTCCCCATTTCTTTAGTAATGGAGCAACCTTACTTGTTAACTGCAGAACGTTGTCATGCAGAGGTGACAGCAAAAACCCTCCCGGAACTGAAAAGCATGTCATGACCTGATTGATCATGCAAAGAGAAAAATAAGAAGTTGCTTACTTTGTTGCAGTTATCGGTTCAATAAGCGCTATTTCAATGATTATACAGTAGTTTACCTGGAGAATGGTACGAGGAGATTCAAAAGGCATATTGCTGAACTCAGGGGAGAGCACCGCATAACCATCTGGACTTCCCTCCTTGGATGATGATGACGAAATATCGAGGCCCAGACCAGAGTATATAGATGCCTTTTCTTTGACCAAAGCATTACTGGAACCAACTCTGATCCGAACTTTCATTGCCTTCTGATCAGTATCACTAAATGAACTGCCTAGGGAATTAGACGGCGCGACAAAGTCTTTCTCACCATTTGTTCTTGAACATATTTTCTTTTTAGATAAATCACCAGATGAAGGTGCAGTGGTACCATTATTCCGGGAAATGGATTCCACTGCTACAGTTGAAGGGTTTTGACCCAAGATCTGCATTAGTAAATAATGACACTATAAATACCACATAAATCAATTTCACTAGAGCATATACTGGCTAACAGCACAACGGAAAAGAATAAGCACCTCAGCAGGTTGTTGGTAAGGTGATCTTGGGGTGCCAATGTTTGCGACCATAGGTGAGCCTCTTCTGCTTGGAGGCAAAGGGGTAGGAGGGCGCTGGTATGTGGGCAAAAACGAACCATATCCACCAAATTTCGGCCCTGCCATAGATTGTGCCCTGCTCAATATCTCCCGGACATATGTCGAAAGAAAAAGAAACCTACATCAGCTTCCCAGCTATTTACCTAGTTTCTCTGCAGAAA encodes:
- the LOC124680858 gene encoding cysteine-tryptophan domain-containing zinc finger protein 3-like isoform X1 — its product is MLSLRRRQEEGRAGFRGMADDVELEEGEACSDDDDGGGGGLGFVDPDVALSYIDEKLQQVLGHFQKDFEGGVSAEKLGPKFGGYGSFLPTYQRPPTPLPPSRRGSPMVANIGTPRSPYQQPAEILGQNPSTVAVESISRNNGTTAPSSGDLSKKKICSRTNGEKDFVAPSNSLGSSFSDTDQKAMKVRIRVGSSNALVKEKASIYSGLGLDISSSSSKEGSPDGYAVLSPEFSNMPFESPRTILQVMTCFSVPGGFLLSPLHDNVLQLTSKVAPLLKKWGKHLDVENIPSRHEGHSEPALDGGRFRRQLSKKKKSDSKKKKSINTNTRNDVDDTNIIMSKEVKIEAAACKEIIPDTPGIPSISGVSATELTRASQCPEESTRNPCISRPYKENEDVQLKERIGSDELATDKAEAMKEEASKHTENGSFDKSSGNGYRVKGEVRSKGGEVNMCFEERDITNQNHSPFYRKKESKVKADRKFGAATVNSESNEDMEGCELPCDDLKKAPGQSIFSSHRLGEDNYQTEVKRMHNEHKVNAAAASDFLEDNSRTHSSAAVKDKKSDYQLSNHFEKKTKAKSHKDLIENLPIRSQVDKEGDMLENRSAQCELRQKEMMNGNNKKEFDMSTAPKEVIPVSIKHGKIPASEEQELHMPSTSSLAVTNTVPLPAPVVIEENWVCCDMCQKWRLLPYGTNPSMLPKKWKCSMLNWLPGMNRCDIREEETTDALNALYVTQVPATGVSSCGPHTIAAGTAVSNSYNISGQLEQSRKRKITLKDGNGLVESSYPTPSSISLMSNHQASTKNNRTSDSVHYSFERDYGSKHELGPVSTSADFAEEKQKLKHKNRNSYSDEGDLIEKSKKHSKFQTKRGIDQDDHKTSKKTKKMDQHNSDRDWNHKCDLTGGSVPDESMTFPAKEKTIKSSREQGDISFHKEKVSSRYDLLEKTKKIDDEDAAFVKEKKEHHEDVGRLDLSRRKTITKECQKIQKYSDHTSKGDKNENLKERKPKKMKSNEPTFNVDSRSVKVRDADIVFSSAEGCLNNELVADNKYITGKDVSIEQNRRPDTINFQTSTAATSSSSKISSSRRNKKSREAKGSPVGSVSSSPLRNLNIEKLSHGKITGKDGSLNADSSTVHNAGIKVGELYDGEHARNFGDSQAAVGNNQPKVSFRKEKSQPSIDNQEMQKHIIGEVAHSHLKEGKSEVHSTPVKSDASKMKAQFRRSSVEIADRRGIRKQAISNSSDTASPVRKDNSMVAFALKEARDLKHMANHLKNKGQVLESTGLYFEAALKFLHVASLLETPSADSSRPTDAAQSMKMYSETAKLCDFCAHAYERCKEMAAAALAFKCVEVAYLKAAYYKHPSANKDRQELQAVVQRAPGESPSSSASDIENLNSHGVSKATSTKGRNSPQLAGNLLPLAVRNQAHLLRLLAYTNDVNCAFDATRKSQIAIASSAANQEGGKGVDDGLGSVRTVLDLNFNNVDELLRLVRLSMESISS
- the LOC124680858 gene encoding cysteine-tryptophan domain-containing zinc finger protein 3-like isoform X2 produces the protein MLSLRRRQEEGRAGFRGMADDVELEEGEACSDDDDGGGGGLGFVDPDVALSYIDEKLQQVLGHFQKDFEGGVSAEKLGPKFGGYGSFLPTYQRPPTPLPPSRRGSPMVANIGTPRSPYQQPAEILGQNPSTVAVESISRNNGTTAPSSGDLSKKKICSRTNGEKDFVAPSNSLGSSFSDTDQKAMKVRIRVGSSNALVKEKASIYSGLGLDISSSSSKEGSPDGYAVLSPEFSNMPFESPRTILQVMTCFSVPGGFLLSPLHDNVLQLTSKVAPLLKKWGKHLDVENIPSRHEGHSEPALDGGRFRRQLSKKKKSDSKKKKSINTNTRNDVDDTNIIMSKEVKIEAAACKEIIPDTPGIPSISGVSATELTRASQCPEESTRNPCISRPYKENEDVQLKERIGSDELATDKAEAMKEEASKHTENGSFDKSSGNGYRVKGEVRSKGGEVNMCFEERDITNQNHSPFYRKKESKVKADRKFGAATVNSESNEDMEGCELPCDDLKKAPGQSIFSSHRLGEDNYQTEVKRMHNEHKVNAAAASDFLEDNSRTHSSAAVKDKKSDYQLSNHFEKKTKAKSHKDLIENLPIRSQVDKEGDMLENRSAQCELRQKEMMNGNNKKEFDMSTAPKEVIPVSIKHGKIPASEEQELHMPSTSSLAVTNTVPLPAPVVIEENWVCCDMCQKWRLLPYGTNPSMLPKKWKCSMLNWLPGMNRCDIREEETTDALNALYVTQVPATGVSSCGPHTIAAGTAVSNSYNISGQLEQSRKRKITLKDGNGLVESSYPTPSSISLMSNHQASTKNNRTSDSVHYSFERDYGSKHELGPVSTSADFAEEKQKLKHKNRNSYSDEGDLIEKSKKHSKFQTKRGIDQDDHKTSKKTKKMDQHNSDRDWNHKCDLTGGSVPDESMTFPAKEKTIKSSREQAFVKEKKEHHEDVGRLDLSRRKTITKECQKIQKYSDHTSKGDKNENLKERKPKKMKSNEPTFNVDSRSVKVRDADIVFSSAEGCLNNELVADNKYITGKDVSIEQNRRPDTINFQTSTAATSSSSKISSSRRNKKSREAKGSPVGSVSSSPLRNLNIEKLSHGKITGKDGSLNADSSTVHNAGIKVGELYDGEHARNFGDSQAAVGNNQPKVSFRKEKSQPSIDNQEMQKHIIGEVAHSHLKEGKSEVHSTPVKSDASKMKAQFRRSSVEIADRRGIRKQAISNSSDTASPVRKDNSMVAFALKEARDLKHMANHLKNKGQVLESTGLYFEAALKFLHVASLLETPSADSSRPTDAAQSMKMYSETAKLCDFCAHAYERCKEMAAAALAFKCVEVAYLKAAYYKHPSANKDRQELQAVVQRAPGESPSSSASDIENLNSHGVSKATSTKGRNSPQLAGNLLPLAVRNQAHLLRLLAYTNDVNCAFDATRKSQIAIASSAANQEGGKGVDDGLGSVRTVLDLNFNNVDELLRLVRLSMESISS